The region GGATCTGTGTTTATGAATGGGCAGTGTAAAAGCCTTgtggttttcctcctcctgcatgcTGTCACACCGTCTAGCGGCTGTGGATCCGGGGGGGATCCTTGCTCGCTGCAGGTTCCCGCTAGGGAAGCTGGCCCTGTTTGCTGTAGTGGGAGGCTGAGTACCTCCCCATTTCTAGGACAACAGTCGCGCTTTATGGTGGTGGTGTGTTCGTGAAGGTGGCTCCCAAAGTACACCACCAGCCCTGTTAGCTGTAGTTACTCTCTTGCTACCCATTTCACCTTTCCCTCTAGCAGCAAGCCCACACTACTACTAAGATGACTAGCAATATATGCTTTACCCTTGCCAGCCGCAGACTTTTTTAACATCACTTTTCTACACTTCATCGGGCCGGGGGAGCTAGAGGATCTGCTTCCACTTTTTCTccacttgtattttttctgcacCACTTCTGACTCTTTCTCAATGAACCAAGGAAGACTTATCTAAGTTTCTCACAGAATCAGGTCTCAGGtggtacttttaaaaaaacccaaatcttctAAAAAGGTTTAAGAGGTGCTCCAGGGTAGAGGGGTTAGTGATGCTGACCCCACAGAACAGGAGCACAGGGCTTGAGAGGGAGGAGGGTAAAGACAGGTCCCCTAGAGCAGGTCCCTGCCTCAGAGAGGCCAGGAGGACAGAGGAGCTATTTGAACCCCTTCCCCCAAATGTGAACCTGTGCTGGATTTGGAGTTAGGGGGATGGAGAGGTTCAATTCCTGGCCTCCTCCTCTGTTTCTCCTCTCAGTGTGGGATCTCTGATGAACTTCTCAGCATTTCTTAACTCTGTTCTGTAGGAGAGGGACAGAAGACAACAGAGACCTCGGTGACACCATCACCTTTTCTTAGCACAGTGCTAACCTCGCATCAGCCAAGGGAAGCCTCTGACTTCAGTCCAGTGACTACTGCCATCCTCGAGACAAGCCTGGAGAAAAATTTGACTGCTGCAACACTCAATGCCACTGGAGCCCACGCTATGGAGATGGAGGATGCCTCCATCCCTACCACCCCCCTGGTAGGCACCAAGGCAGAGAGACTGCAAGCTTCCACCACTGCCAGCCCCGGGGATGTCACAGTTACACAGCGTGAGCACCACAACATGAGCTTGTCAGtcaacagcagcactgaagtCCCCTCCCCTACCCCGACCGCCAGTACTCTGGAAGAAAACCAGCCCAACCATGAAGTCACAGAGCCTTTCAGCACAACTGAAGAAATGGATGACACCAGCAGTGCAACCCCCACGCTTCCTCTGAACAGTGTGCCAGGTGAGGTTTTGCCTTTACTGCCTGTGCAGAAAGTCCTGCCCCAAGCATGCACAACCTGGAAACTTCTGTGAACTCTCATGGGAactggagagagggagaaaaggagaatgagCCATTAAGCACGGCCAGTTCAGTGGGACTGACTTGCAGAGGTGCTGTTAGTTCAGCATCCTCTTTGCAAACCCCATTAATTATAGTACTAATTGTGCTGGCTGCTTTCTGATGAGGACATTGATTGTGTGCAGGGAAATCCTTTATATATCTCATCCGAAACAACGTGCTTcagcagtgctgcccagctgggCTCTTCCTGCACCAGGGCTGGGGGCTCGACAGGAaccttccctgctgcctgcagaacaGGGCAGCACACCCTCCCTTAACACAAAGCATGGAGATGGGCAGGCACAAGCATCAGCCCATCCATCCCTGGGCAACCATGGGAACCCCTGCCCTACCTTCAGATCCCTCTGGGCAGCATGGGGACTGGCTATAGGGTCTGTGATCCCAGTCTCGCCCACCTTGGGGCCTGCCAGGCTGTCACACACCCCTGATGCAAGGCAGATATTGATTGACCATTGATTTGCATGGTGTTCATGCACAACCGCATCCTTCGCCCTGGTTTGTGTCACAAGGTCCTGCTGTTCTGTGACACACGGACACAGCCTCAGGGGATGCTGGTACCCCGTCCCTGGGCAGCCCCCTTTGTGCTCCCTGTAAGGAGGGATGAGAGACCTTTCCCAGTGTCTTGCTCTGGGGTGAtccccagctctgtgcagagctgTTTGAGGCTTCTCTGCTTGTCCTTTGTCCCCAGAGGACAGGACTTGTGGGCCCAGCTGAGGTTGGCTAACATTGCAGATTGGCACATATGAAAACCAAGAGGACTTTCTAAGCACTGTGGCTTATAGCGTGGctcagctgtggctgtgctATAGGACCTGCTTGTTTTCCAAAGGGTTGTCAATAAGCTGCTTTTCCTATAGTCCCAGCAGTCTTCCTTACAGCCTTGCTTCCATCTTGTCCAGTCCCACAGAACAGTGCGCTTGCACTTTATCCTTTGAAATAACTGCTTGTTCCTATTTTGCAGCAACAACTAACAGCTCTCAGCTGGGACCTTTTGATGGGCAGACCGTGGGGCCCACAGCAGCAAGGTCTGAAACTAGGCCAGGAACGAGCCCGGTGGGTGCCACAGAGGAGAGCACCATGGAGCCCAGAACCTCCTCTGCTCCCATCTCCACCGTAGGGAGCACGCCCTCTGCTACTGCCTCCAGTACTGTGACAGTGAGACCCTCTGTGACCAGCTCCACGTCTACCAGCACAGCTGCCATCCCCACCAACACATCTACACTGGAGCAGCCATTAGAGCCCGTGCACGAGAAAGCTTCTGTGTTGGATGTTGATGATGACAAAAATTCAGGTAAATGCTCTGCTTTTGTCCCTGCTCTCACAAAACATGGCAAAGGGTTGGGGCTACCTCAAATTGTCTCTCGGTTGTACTGAGCAGAACCAGAAAAGACAAGGCTTTGCTTCTCCAGCCATTGAAGGCTCTCCTTTGGCCTTATTCCCTTGGTATCCTTGCAGAGCTACCCAGTTCTCCTTTGGCCGATACAACGAGGGCTGATCCCTTGGTAATCACCGTGATCTCCGTCTTCATTGTCATGGTGGGCATCCTAGGCCTGGTGGGCTTCTTGAGATACCGCCAGCACAACAGCCGCATGGAGTTCCGGCGCCTGCAGGACCTGCCCATGGTGAGTAATGCCTTCAGCCGAGCCTGACATGGTCTGACTTGCTACTGGCTGCTTTGCAGTTCCCCTTCTACTACATTAGCAATGCTTTGGGTATTCGCAGCAGCAAGAATGCTCATCACAACTCCTGTTCCCTCTTAGGTCCCTCTCCTTCCATCCAGGGTTTGAATCAAGACAGCAAGTCTCAAGGTTGGCCACTAAAGAagctctctgccttcccctcaCTCTGCAGGGGAATGCTAAGAGGATAAATagaaagaggaaggggagcTCCATCCAAACTTCCCCTGAAATGACaccttcccagcctctcctcctgtATTCTGATATACTTGCTTTGTGACTATGACAAAGCAGATTCTGTGCTCTGTTCCAGGGAggttttctgtctgtctgcGTTTGACCCTTTGGGGATATAAAAAGATATGAAGGTTTCAGAGGCTGGATTAGCTCTGGGGAAGCTGCAACTAACTCACTGCACTTTCTGGGACAGAGGAGTACCGATTCCCTTCTGCAGCTAGCAAGCAAGCTGATGCTGTTTCAATCTGAGTGGAGTTTTCCACAGCCAGGGTTTTCcacatccctgcagcaggcaggctctTCCTGCATACACCTCTTCTCTCcaaaagctgcagcaggagaggagagtgACAGTCTAAAGATCCAGGAGTGGCACAGGGACAGCATTTAGGTGGATTGCTGGGCAGATGGCCACACTGTGACAGTGTGGATGAGaaggctgtgctgcctgcacagctctCTTCCAGGCTGGGACTGTATGCCATCGTGCAGACATCTCATTAAAGCACGCTCTTCTCTGCTTCTAGGATGACATGATGGAGGACACCCCTCTCTCACTCTACAGCTACTAGGCAACCAGGCTGTCCTCTGCCTGGCCGGCTGAACTTCCCAGAGGAGAAGGCCTTGAGGACTTGGTCCCAGATGATCTGCTGAGGAATGAGGGGCTGTGATTTGCACACAACTTAAAGATCCTTTTCAGATGGCTTTTGGTTTTAGACATTTTAAGTAGTTCAATGTTGAAGTTTTTATGCTGGGAATCAGAGCCCAAGTCTGGCCCTTTCCTCCAGGCTCTCCTCGAAACAATGCCCTGAGGAGGTGCCTCCTCCTTTTAGTGTGGTGACTAATTAGCCAAGACAACCTTTGCCATCACGTTCTGCATGGATCTCTTCTGTCCATCTTGGCGGCTGCTGCTTTCAAAGGAGGTGGGCAAGTGATCCATACAAGAGCTCTTAACGCTGGTGGTGTCAGCACAGTGCTAGCAAAGGAGACTGCTGTTCTCTGAGGGAGCCAAGGATGTGGAAATTAGTTCTCTTGGGCTCCCtcttgttctgtatttttaaggttggttggtttggtttttttcttgcactttttttgttcctgtttcagCTTTAGTCCTGGGATTGGCACTGCCCATCCTGAAATACCTACCAGGAGGATGACAGActgctctgcttccttcctACATGCATACCTTTTCTCTTTAACcagggaaaacagttttgtgGCCACTGGAGAAGTGCCCTTGCTACTTGATGTTGCTTTGAAGTTGCTGGGAGGAAAATGAACATAATTTTAGCTTAACAGGGCTTGATAGGACTCTGTTGCCAATTAGACACACTAATTTGGTCTCACCAAAATTAGGAAACTGTGCCTCCCATACTTGATGCTTTCAGCATATGCGTAAACTCCTTGCCCAGGCTCAGTAAATGCTTTAGTCCATTTCCCTGCCTGGATTGACACATGCCTTTCCTCAGGTACCTCCCATTTTGCTGCTAGCATCTGGTTGCTGGAAGTTGTTGTACAAAACTAGTACTgcactctccctcctctgctaTGCAAGGTCAAAGCTCCTTTGCCTTCTAATGTTGGTCTTTGAGCCAGTTGGTGTCTTGTCATGAGGACAGATCCTGGATGTAGgtgcctccctccccttccctttctaGGCGTTAGGCTGATTAGATTCTGCACTTTTGCCTCAAAATATCACTGCTGTAGACTGCATCCAAGGCTCTTGAGGCCCCTCAAGGAAACCCATGGACCAGAGCCTCTGAGTGTAAATCTGAGGATCTTTCGGTGCCCTCACCTCAGAAAGACCGGAGTGTGTGTGACATGAAAGTCTTCATGTAACTAACACCTGCTCCTGTTTTCTAATTCACATTTGACTGCAGGTAAAGAGAAACACATGCCTTCTCTAGAGTGTTTGATTTTTGACTAAGCCAGTTGCTCCCTCAGGATACAGCAAGGGCTAGAGATTATCTACCACATTGCTCTTACAAGCCTCaatctctcctctcctttcagtaGCAACACTCACGGACCCCTCAAAGGACAGACACCAGGCCTCACTAGCaaaagtacctttttttttccagtgctgttaTTGCTTGTCTTAGCAGGGAAAGGGGAATTTCCCCATCAGCAGGGCTTAAATTATCTGCAAAGCCCAAAGATGGAGCAGAACTGGTCTGGGTCAAATAGATGAACTGGGTAAGGCAGCAGTTCCTCCCTCCTGCGTTACTACTTCCGAAGTGGCTGACAAATGGCTGCAGTGCAGTTTGGGTTCAGCTGTTGGCTTTGGCCTTGCATCTGTTTATTGTAAGGATGCCCAGTAAAATAGGGAAGAAGGGCTGGTTCTCTCCTACTGTTATTGCATGAAAACTAAAGGGCAATTGTCACAACTCCAAAGCTTTTGTATCAAGCATTGTCTGCACAGAGCAATCTCCCTAGCTACAGACTTGTTTCCCCTGCCGGAGGGCAGGGTGCTACTGGGTTTTGGCACAAAGAGAGGCAAGTTAGTGGTGGAAAATAGAACTCCATCCTGGCTGAAACTGGTGCAGGCTGGCATAGCTGGAAAGTGTCTCTGCACACAACCGAAAGGGCAGGGGCTGGTTGTTCTGGTTTCCCGTGCATCGCTGTCCAGGGGAAAGGGGTGAGGAAGAAAACTCGCCCAACACCAAAGTGCAactttctttgtaaaatatgttaatagtggattttttttctgcaataaagtTACAAATGCCAAAGGTGTCCCAGTCCTCATATTTTCATCGCAAACATCTAACTAAAAAGCTTTTGTAGATCACAATGAATCCTGTGGTAGataaacagcagcagtttggggTAGGAAGACTCACAGGGCTGATGATACTAGTGAAAATGCCAGACAGCTATAAACCATAGCTCTGAGGGTTCAGAAGGACACCACCCTCCCTGCTTGTATTGCTTCTTGTCAGGGTCATTCCCTGTCTCGGTTGACTGAGATTAATTTCTGTACGGTCAAATCAGATGAAATCTGTCTTAGAGAACCACACTAGACCAAATAATCTCACATACACCTTTAGACTCTCTTCCTTTGCCTCTGATGATTGAAGATATCCTTATCCTGTTGTCAACTGTAACCCCAAATTCTATTTACAGAAATATCCTGAAAGCCAGCCTAATCCAAACCTAAGTAGCATCATCTGTCATGCTTCTTTCTATAGTACAGAAGacaaagcaaactgaaaggCATGTACTTCTTTTTGTTTAGCTTTATAGCTGTTTTGAACTTTTCCTTTTGGAGCTCAGACCCACAGGGAGGTAACTGCTCATGGTTTGTTTCAAAAGCCCAGCTCTTGCTACAGAGATGATATGAGTCTCTCCTGAGCTAATAGTCTCTCCTAGCTGTTACAATACTTGGGCAAAATCATCCAGCTCACGTCACAGACTGCTTGTGTTACAAGACTTTctactgcaaaagcaaaatctggTGAGTGAAACTACTTGGTCATTTGGCATATGCTGTTTTTGAAAGAGTTCCCACAACGAATCTAGAAAAGCAAATCCCTGGAAGATCTAGAGCAAGGGGAGAGCAAACAAAGACTTCTAAGCCTAGCAAAGTGCTTGCTGAGTAATCTGAAGACTTGGGGGTGAACTCTAAACCCTGCAGAGATTTCAGTCCTGTCCCAACATACAACCATACAAAACAGAAGAACGAAGTAACGGAACAAACATGCTACAACTAAGCCAGTCTTCTCAGGTCTGAAGTCAGCATTATTCTGGTGGTTTATGTCGGAGTTTCCTCTGTTCTGCCTTTTTACCACCAACCCCACTCGGAGCTGATTCATTCTCTGCAGAACAAACTGCTGAGCTGCCTTGTTAGAGAGGCAGCACAGATCTGCATTagctggagaggcagcagcaggacaggctTGTGCAGGCAGCCACCCTCAGGAGGCATGAAGCTTACTGCCTTTGCCCAGCCAAGTTCTGACCTCCCAGCCAGGTGATGCAATCTCTGAGGTGGCCAGGTTTGGAGATGGACCATGGGCCAGTTGTGTGGGCTTCGTCCTTCCCGTGCAGCAAAGCAAACTGacagaaccagaaaaaaactgttGCCAGTTTCCGCATGTCCCCTTGAACACAGCTCTCGCTTTTGATGAGGCTTAGTTTTAATGCCTCCTAGGCTAAGGCacaattatattattaattAGCAAGGGGACAAGAATCAATCAAATCATGTTTAAAGCTaaacaggagggaaagaaaCCCAGATAAAAGAAAAGTGGAGTTTGAGACTCACCTGCcttctctgccctcccctcctcctctctccagaCTCATGTTTTGAAGGGAAGGGGATTTGAGCAGCTGAAAAGTGACAGTACTAGAGCTGCTGTGCCAAGGGCAGGGCTACCTGTGGATGTGCCAGTTCTCTGCCCACTCAGTTGTCCTTCATGGCTCAGTGCCTGTAGTTTAGCTTTGGACACTGTGTATTTTCACCATCATGTCACACTGCAAGTCTGTAAATAAGGCTACAGACAGTGTTCAGAGACAGAGAAACTGCCATGAGGAGCACTGGAGTGGACAAGGCAGTGCGTGGATCTTGTAAGACCAACAACCCCATGAGGCTCTCCCATGGATAATAGTCCCCTGTGCTTGCTAGCActtaaagcagaatgaaaaagggATTGCATGGATccagggagcaggagcacagAAGCAAgccagggaagcagagcagtAAACTTTCAGTCATGAAGGCTACGAAATGATCCATAACCTGGGAAGCTTTTAGTAGCCGGTGTTCTTCTCATACCCAGGGGAGAACAGAAAATGCCTACTGTCATTTCCCAGACACCTAGGAAGGAAACAGGAGCCTGCACACCTCTGCATTATTTATACTCAATTTCTATGACTACATTTGATTTAGTATAAATGTGGATTTGTCATGGGGGAAGGGGGATAGTTTTTCTAAGTGTACCTCCTGAGCTTCTGCCAGGCATGTTCCCATCTACTTGCTACCTCTGCTTCACTGCATAGCAGAAGTGAGAGAGGGATCTTCTCTCCAATCCTCCCTTCCATCccccacaaagaaaaaagaaatcaggcaCTTCCTGTCCATAAACCAGCCAAATCTGTGGTCCTACTGACACATAGCTAAGTGATAAGCAAAGCTGGAAGACCATGACTGCTAATATAAAAGTCTCCATCAGCGTGAGGCCCCCAAAACtgtttgtggtttattttttttaaaacccccAGAACTTTGTAAGATAATGAAGGTCTTCAAACTTCCCCATCCAGCTACACTTGCATGAAGACTCTTCCCCACTATAATGTTACAGGGGACATGTTTTTCACAGATCTGAGAAAAAACAACCTTCACCTAAAGCACAAGTTCAAAACAGTCTCAGAAGATAAAGCACTTAGACCTGCCCAGAACAGGACCTTCTAATTGTGGCTGGTGATACATAGCTTGGAAACTAGATCCCCCACCATAGCTGATTCTGCAACATTAGTAAGCTTTTATAAGAAACCATTAACTATTACATGAAGGAAGCATAGATAGGGTGCTAGACAGTGTCAAACTTGATAATTTGtgcattttaaagacaaaggGATCGATGTGTTCATCTGCTTGACAGCCTGCACAGCCTTCCTTGTGCTTGTTCCCACTTCCTGTCTAATAAATATACTTGAAAGACATAGTCAACACAGGTCTGCTTCACGTGCACCAGCAGTTTAACAATGGTTAGCCTCAGTTcctctgtaatattttttcttttgaaagaccCATCAGCCAAATAACCCCCTGAACGACAAAACCAGCTTGATCTTGATCAGACGGACAGTGGTCACAGCTGCAAGAAAATAAGTATGTGTTTGTTCCTACTGTTCAGCTCCCTCTCTGTTTACAGGTAGACCCAATCCCCCACCCACAGTTCAAATAAAGAGCTAAGTAAGTTACCAGAGGTATCCTCCCAGTCATAAAACAGGTCTCCCTGTGATGAACTGCCCAGAATTAATATATCCCTGCAGCAGAAGCCTTTTGCTAGCATTCTTTGAACTATAATGGAACATCTGTTGACAATCTCCCGCAGGGTaacttctcccctcccctgttTTAATCCTCTCTCCTTCAGAAGTacttttgctctgaaattagACACATCAGTTGCCACAGGATGACTCTCACAAGGATTAGAGTGTTTCCTTTCGCACTGGTCTTTCTTGGGAGCTGTAGGAAGAGGGATGAGCAGTCAGCCCTGTTcagtatttccttaaaaattttCTGTTATGTCCGAATTCCAGAAGCTTTCGATGCTAAATTACAGGTTCTGCTTGGAACAAGACAAGGCTCATGGGTTCTGGAACATGCCTTTCAGCCAGATTTAGGCACCCATTTGATTCTGACTGAGAAGGGTTTTACCAGGGACGAATGCAAAATTAgcaaagtttttctttgtgCTAATCCTGGCTATGCCTTCTGATCACACAGGCAGATCAAGCCACTAACATGCTCATTACTTCAATTTCCCTACTGATAAGCTTGGGGGCAGGATGAGAATTTTCGcctacttttttaaaaggatctCAATATTTGTAGGTGGAAGGTAATCATGCACAACACTATTTGTGACTGGCTAGCAGAAAGGGAACCTGTTCTCAAAAAGGCCTGAGAGAAGCACTGGGAAAACAGCTCCCTTTGTTTTACAGAGTCTAACCTGGTGGCCCACACTGAGTGATAGAGAATTGGTCACTTGCATCCTGCTCAGTCTGTTTCTTGGATGCATCGAGTCACTTTCCAGCTCAGCTTCAAACAGATCCAAGCCACTCAAGCAGGCTTTTATATCCTGACCATGATCTGCCAATGGCTGTTCACACATTCAGGTCCACTCTAAGAAGCAGAGCTGAACTCTGGGAAGCAGCTGTTCACTGGAGAGGGAAAACTAACTGATCTCAGCCTGATcttcaaagcaaaagccacagtTCATGCAACTGAATGAGATGAAGGTCACAGGAGCAGCCTTCACCACTGTGTCCTGTCTTGATCTGTGCTCAAGCCTCTACTTGATGACTCCTACTGCTACTCTCAGCACCACCAGTCTCTGCCTGCTTTTCAAACTAGTCCTAACCAAGCTCTGCTGGGCCCCCTTTACAGCATCCCTGACTCTGTGCCACATCCCAAGGTCCTTTGTATCGGCTGAGAAGTAGGCAGCAAAGAGAATGCCACAGATCTATATCTCTTGCACTATCCCATCTGCTAGACTACAAAGCCTTCACCGTCAAATAGGCAGTTGTCCTCTTTCTCTTAGGCTTTCTGAACTCAGTGTCATACATtcacctcttcccttctccttcaccAGCTAGCAATTCTAAAATTAAGTTCTCTCAGaggaaaatggaataaaaaaattcaaaccacATTAGGAAATTTCACAAGGCTCTTTTTTGCCACTATGGCACTTTATTCTCATAAAACAAAGCCAGCAACCTCCCCTTTGTGGTGGTCATGGAAGTTTCTGTTCAAAGAACAAGATTTCTTAGCCTGTTTTGAGCCACAGAAGAGGAAGCAATTTACCAACACTGGTCAAGTCAGCTGCTCCATATTGGGTCTTGTCAGACAGGGTAAATCTATGGTCAGTCTATATCTGTTCTGTTCTTGCTATGTATAGTCTCCCTAAATGGCACAATCTAAGCTCAGCTATATATTCCAGAGCTTTAGCTAGCCAACGGTTTAAACAATATCCAACATATCCCAAAACTTGCAGtatatttgggggaaaaaaacatttgaaggCATCACTAGAGACAACACACAAAATTCTCTCAATTTGTTCTGGTCCACCAAGTGAGAGCTCAGAAGACAGAATCGTACATCCCATCCCATGGGAGAGGGCTGAAGCAAAGGGCTGCAGCTAGGAATGCTCTGACTTTGGAGGAAACCCTGCGTTCCAGACAAGCACCACAGCATCTCTCCCTCTACAAGCCAGCTGGCAACTGCAAAAGCTGATTGATGCACCACAAATCAGGCCCTCCATCAGTGTCTGTCACCTGGGGTGAAAGAACAGAATACACAGTGCTGTGTTGTAAAGGTATAAGGCGTAGGTCTAAGCAAGAGAGCATGAGATGACAACCAACAGTTCAGGTCTCAGGTAGAGTGTGGGACTGGGCAGGTCTGTGAATGACTTATCAAAATGgctgtttctcttccttgagTTGCCTCCCTTGGGTCAGCCCCACACCTCACAGCTTCCAGTTCTTGTAAACCCAGGTAACAAACAAGTCAAGAAGAGTTTGCCACCTAGGGAAGCCAATATCCTTTCCATCTTTTACTTGTTCCCTACAGTAAAAAGTGCATCTTTTAGTTAACATTAAAGGTCATGCAGCTTTAGTTCAGGCAGGCTGTCAGACAGGTCACTGCTGAGGTCATCCGCTCCAGCTATTTCTAGCCtcttctccagcactgctgTCCTCCAGCTCAAAACACAGCGTGAGGATATCTTTACAATCTACACCAACAGAACAAGGAATTAGCCTTCCTCAGACTCCTTAACCCATATGCCAGCCCTAAGAACAAACAGCAGCCTATGTCTAGcccctccagcactgctggttCAGTGTGGACTGCAATCCATGTCAAACTCTAATAAAAAACATCCtcattcattttctgctgaaacagagaaataccAACAAGCACCCTTACAAGCTATgtaagctgaaataaaaataggtgCCCATGTAAGTGAATCATGGTTCCCAGTGTCCTAGCAAGCTGCCAACACAGCTACTGGGTGCCCTACTGTAATATTGGCCAGGGTTTCTGATGCTACTACGATATAAATGTTTACTACTAATACTAAGCAACAGGTAACTAGCTGCCTCTTATTAAATGTGGGGTGCTGCTTGAGCATTTGATCAGTAAAGCTCTATATAGGAGTCTCTACCTGGCATGCGTCTCAGAACAAATGTTAAAGATAAAAACTTAACCCTTTGATGGGACATGAAGACTCCTTAGGCATTGTCCTAACAGCAACCTGACATGTTACGACTGCATCTACAAAGCAGTTAATTGTAGCAGGTTTGCTAATAAAGTCTGAATCAGCAGGATTAGTAAAttggaaaaacagaacacaGGGCAGTTTAATATGCCTTACAGCCTCCATTCACAAGAATCTTAAGCATCTTACTAAAGTAGGgcatgattttttcttttaaaggaacatTAGCCCTTTGTTCCTGATTTCCTTTAATGCCAAGTGTTAATGCAAACACAAGGGGGTTTTATATCCTAAAAGCGAGGCATAAATCCAAAAGGATAAAGAGGCTGAGAGACGAACTTTCTTGAAGTGAGCAATTTTCACCTTCCTAATCTCACTGGCTGTGTGTCagcaccaaaacaaaaatggagCCACATTAAAAAGTGGTATCTTGGCACTGTCAGAGGAAATGATAAGTATCATAATTGGCCCTCACATGCAGCTTTACATTACCCTGACACTAGACAGGGAGGGAGGATGAAAGAACAGACAGGCACACACATGTTACCTCTGTCCTGGCATAGCAATAGTGCTCTCAGAGCAAAGTTTTAACTGTGGCCCAAGTGCTAGGCCACTACTCCAAATTGTATTGCCTTCAGGTGCCTAATACTCAGCCCTACCAGTACAATTGGGCACAGCAAGTGCCTGTAATCAAATTATCAGTATGACCTCTGGAATGCCCTGAACAGTAGACATAAATAGGTTCTGCAGATCTCTGTCATCTGCATTACTGTGGAAAACCCCACTAGGTTCTTCAGATCCCGAGGGTGCAGGAACCAGCCACACTTACCTTCAGGCACCTTGATCTCTACAGTGCCGGAAAGTTCATCGGAGCTAAAGTCTCTGAGGTGGAAACCTCACTCAAAGATGGAGAAAACCACTCTGCCTCTCTCAGCAAGTTCTTGCTTCTCtctaaaagaaatgaagcaagcAGCAGATTAGGTCAAAAGTTCAAGGATGAACTTGCTGAGCCTAAGCCTCCACTGTCTACCTTTTGTGACACCTCTTATCATGTGGAGAAACTGCTGCTATTCTGATTTAATAGCATTTTACTTATTCTTGCATGGGTACAAGCAGTGGCAcaaggcagcagaaaacagGTTCATGATACACAAACCTAGGCAGGAAAACACATTGGCAAAAATGTTCAGGCACTGGATTTCATCTGTCTTTGACACCAATGGCTCCAAGCAACTCCAAATCATGCAggtttaaaacacaaagaatcGG is a window of Gymnogyps californianus isolate 813 chromosome 8, ASM1813914v2, whole genome shotgun sequence DNA encoding:
- the LOC127018982 gene encoding uncharacterized protein LOC127018982, whose protein sequence is MEMEDASIPTTPLVGTKAERLQASTTASPGDVTVTQREHHNMSLSVNSSTEVPSPTPTASTLEENQPNHEVTEPFSTTEEMDDTSSATPTLPLNSVPATTNSSQLGPFDGQTVGPTAARSETRPGTSPVGATEESTMEPRTSSAPISTVGSTPSATASSTVTVRPSVTSSTSTSTAAIPTNTSTLEQPLEPVHEKASVLDVDDDKNSELPSSPLADTTRADPLVITVISVFIVMVGILGLVGFLRYRQHNSRMEFRRLQDLPMDDMMEDTPLSLYSY